Proteins encoded by one window of Manduca sexta isolate Smith_Timp_Sample1 unplaced genomic scaffold, JHU_Msex_v1.0 HiC_scaffold_45, whole genome shotgun sequence:
- the LOC119188437 gene encoding LOW QUALITY PROTEIN: collagen alpha-2(IX) chain-like (The sequence of the model RefSeq protein was modified relative to this genomic sequence to represent the inferred CDS: deleted 2 bases in 1 codon) → MGDLGEKGEPGEIGPPGEKGAQGEKGESGEKGDFGEKGIQGQKGEKGEKGDYGQKGEPGNSIIGEPGPKGPMGPLGPRGQMGPRGETGSCKCSESMVSTLLKEMPEMRGPKGDPGETGDSGPVGLTGKEGRQGERGPQGLKGDRGEPGEDGKPGRDGKPGDKGEPGRTGDPGPPGDRGLPGIAGPPGPIYRETEEEKRARIVRLPGERGSPGPEGPSPPGHNGIKGDKGDKGDIGPQGESGQKGHQGDIGPMGEKGQRGEAGEDGVPGTPGRHGTHGKNGERGPKGDKGAPGLTGLPAKLSSILDEEMDPAENAAIVEKLRGFKGEPGEQGLKGSKGDLGSIGRPGPEGKDGKDGLPGNKGDQGQRGAAGPVGPKGDKGDRGEPGPAGEVPASKIALMKGPKGERGLYGKPGPRGPPGPAARKGERGSPGPKGANGNIGSPGPKGYPGPAGKNAPPGPKGEKGERGESAPPINLVELKGAKGDRGQAGTPGIPGKVGPPGPPGEPCKETSTRVPLIGPPGPPGPPGPPGHPGLSITGPKGEPGNVIIEKIVNKDAVDFDEDEDYTTSTVVYRNKRSLMQKTHSTPLGTLAYVIREKLFLLRVEDGWQYILMGSMMEAKPTIITPEPDHKPPVIPTEDPNMIIPTPKTPKTQAPTPTTPRYPRNNENNRMEVSRPTPKPTLHPPQRRPYPRYPPNAIRLGALNEPYAGRVFSYRNVNDTGLKAASHECHRQSWKFGGNFVPFLTDSVTALTSLVKHTERGLPVVNLRGELLFRSWRNLFDGSRAAFDAVSNIYSFNNKNVLIDPTWPTKAVWHGADESGNCDHNAYCKEWNREDPDLKGLGSSLHSHKLLDQELFSCDNKLIILCVEQTTSWKRRRHSSHGLRHHNRTIH, encoded by the exons ATGGGGGACCTAGGTGAAAAGGGAGAACCGGGTGAAATAGGACCACCAGGTGAAAAAGGGGCACAAGGTGAAAAGGGGGAATCTGGTGAAAAAGGGGACTTTGGTGAAAAAGGGATTCAAGGACAAAAAGGAGAAAAGGGAGAAAAAGGTGACTACGGTCAGAAG ggaGAGCCTGGTAATTCTATTATTGGCGAACCTGGGCCCAAAGGTCCGATGGGGCCCCTAGGACCACGAGGACAAATGGGTCCTCGAGGAGAAACAGGG tcatGCAAATGCTCGGAAAGTATGGTCTCTACATTATTGAAAGAGATGCCAGAAATGAGAGGCCCCAAGGGAGATCCAGGAGAAACTGGTGATTCAGGTCCAGTAGGATTAACC GGCAAAGAAGGACGTCAAGGGGAACGCGGGCCTCAGGGATTAAAAGGAGATAGAGGTGAGCCAGGAGAGGACGGGAAACCAGGTCGCGATGGTAAACCTGGCGATAAAGGAGAACCGGGACGGACTGGAGATCCAGGGCCACCTGGAGATAGAGGACTGCCAGGAATCGCTGGCCCGCCCGGACCCATTTAtaga GAAACAGAAGAAGAAAAAAGGGCGAGGATAGTACGTTTACCAGGTGAAAGAGGTAGCCCTGGACCTGAAGGACCAAG CCCACCAGGGCACAATGGTATTAAAGGAGACAAAGGCGACAAAGGAGATATAGGTCCACAGGGTGAAAGTGGACAAAAG GGTCACCAAGGAGATATAGGTCCTATGGGAGAGAAGGGACAAAGAGGTGAAGCCGGTGAAGATGGTGTACCAGGTACTCCGGGAAGACATGGGACACACGGAAAAAATGGCGAAAGAG GTCCGAAAGGAGATAAGGGAGCACCCGGTTTGACAGGCTTGCCAGCAAAATTATCTTCAATTCTGGATGAAGAAATGGATCCAGCTGAAA ATGCTGCTATAGTTGAGAAGTTAAGAGGTTTTAAAGGAGAGCCAGGAGAACAAGGTCTAAAG GGCTCTAAAGGAGACTTGGGATCAATTGGAAGACCTGGTCCAGAAGGTAAAGACGGTAAGGATGGCTTACCTGGTAACAAAGGAGATCAAGGGCAAAGAGGAGCAGCTGGACCAGTGGGACCTAAAGGTGACAAAGGTGACCGCGGAGAGCCGGGCCCAGCGGGCGAAGTTCCTGCTTCAAAAATAGCGCTTatgaag gGTCCAAAAGGAGAGCGTGGTTTATATGGGAAACCAGGACCACGTGGTCCCCCCGGACCTGCAGCCAGGAAAGGAGAAAGGGGTTCCCCTGGTCCTAAGGGTGCTAATGGAAACATAGGTTCACCTGGACCAAAA ggATATCCAGGGCCTGCTGGAAAAAATGCACCACCAGGACCAAAGGGCGAGAAAGGAGAGAGAGGCGAAAGTGCTCCGCCAATAAATCTAGTAGAG tTAAAAGGTGCCAAAGGTGATAGAGGACAAGCTGGCACCCCTGGTATACCTGGGAAGGTTGGCCCTCCTGGACCTCCAGGAGAACCATGTAAAGAGACCAGCACTCGAGTTCCGTTAATTGGACCGCCAGGACCACCGGGACCCCCTGGACCTCCAGGGCATCCAGGATTGTCCATAACTGGGCCCAAAGGTGAACCAGGGAACGTCATAATTGAGAAGATAGTGAATAAGGACG CAGTCGATTTCGATGAAGATGAAGATTACACAACATCCACTGTTGTTTATAGAAATAAGAGATCTTTGATGCAG AAAACCCATTCCACTCCATTGGGTACACTTGCTTATGTTATACGTGAGAAATTGTTCTTACTAAGAGTAGAAGATGGCTGGCAATATATTctt ATGGGCTCGATGATGGAAGCAAAACCAACGATTATCACGCCAGAACCAGACCATAAACCTCCAGTAATTCCAACCGAAGATCCTAAT ATGATAATCCCAACACCGAAGACACCGAAGACACAAGCACCAACACCAACAACTCCAAGATACCCgcgaaataatgaaaataatcgT ATGGAAGTATCAAGGCCAACACCAAAGCCGACACTACATCCTCCGCAGCGCCGACCATATCCCAGATACCCTCCAAATGCT ATACGTTTGGGTGCACTTAACGAGCCCTACGCTGGCAGAGTGTTCTCGTATAGGAACGTGAACGACACCGGCCTGAAGGCTGCCAGCCACGAATGTCATCGGCAATCGTGGAAGTTCGGCGGTAATTTCGTTCCCTTCCTTACTGACAG CGTGACAGCTCTCACCTCGTTGGTAAAGCATACCGAGCGAGGATTGCCGGTGGTGAACCTGCGTGGTGAACTGCTGTTCCGATCGTGGCGCAACTTGTTCGACGGATCAAGAGCAGCGTTCGATGCCGTATCTAATATCTACTCTTTCAACAACAAAAATGTCCTTATTGATCCCACATG GCCAACGAAAGCAGTGTGGCATGGCGCGGATGAATCGGGCAACTGTGATCACAACGCGTACTGCAAAGAATGGAATAGAGAAGATCCAGATTTGAAGGGTTTAGGGTCTTCGCTGCATAGTCATAAACTGCTAGATCAGGAATT ATTCAGCTGTgataataaacttataatactTTGCGTTGAACAAACTACCTCATGGAAACGACGGAGACATTCCTC gcATGGTCTTCGACACCACAATCGTACGATTCATTGA